The sequence ATGGCCGATGACGACAATGAATTAAAATGGTATTCGAGTCGTAATCGAGCTTTGATTCCTCTAGATTCCAGATTTTACTATCCCAAATCTCTACGGCGAGTTATTAATCAAGAACGTTTCGAAGTGGCGATAGATAAGGATTTTGTAGCCGTGTGTAAAGGCTGCGCTAACCGGGAAAGTACTTGGATTTCTCAAGAATTAATGGGAATTTACTGGAATCTACATCAAGCCGGTTGGGCCCATAGTTTTGAAACTTGGCAAGGAGATAAACTAGCAGGAGGAATTCTCGGTATCGCTATTCGTGGTGTTTTTATTGGAGAATCGATGTTTTATCAAATTCCCGACGGCTCAAAAGTAGCTATGGTTAAACTGGTCGAGCATTTGCGTCAGCGTGGCTATGGGCTTTTTGACGCCCAAATGCAAAACCCTCATTTAGCTCGTTTTGGGGCTTATAGTATTAGCGATGCCCAATATCGACCTTTGCTAGAACAAGCTTTAACTCTTCGTTGCACTTTTAATTAACATTGACTCCTATCAACTCTTAAGCTAAGCTAATTGAAACAAAAAATATTAGTTTATCTTTATCAACTGATCTTAAGACTTACTAACAAGTTAAATCAATAGAGTAATTCCAGCAAAGAACGGAGGTTTTCCTTGAAAAAAAACAAAAGTACACAGATAACAGAAGCTCAGATGCAGTTACGCAACTCCAAGGCTATGTTTTGCTTAGCTCTTTCAGTAGGAGCTACCACCGTTTTATTACCAGAACAAGCTTTAGCTAGTAGCTCATTACTCGATTCTGTTGGGTTAAGAGAGCAAATTAATACCGATCCTGCTACTAAGATCAATTTACAGAAACCTCAGTCCAAAAATCTGAGGGTATCTCTGCACAAACTAACTAAAAATACCACAGAAACAATCGACTCCAGGATAAATAAGCCTATCTTGCTTTCCACTTCCATCGGTACGCAGAAGAAAGTAAAAGCCTTAACACCAACGCCATCTAATCACAATCATGAGTTAATTCATCTAGTTAAGTTTGGAGATACGGTAAATGAAATCGCCGCTCATTATCAAATTTCTGCTGCAGAACTTGTCAAAGTTAACAAAATTACCAATCCCGAACTAATAGAAGTAAATCAGCGTTTAGTGATTCCCGAGGTTCAAAGAAAAACTACAGATAGATTAACTTCTAAAACCCCTAAACTTATCAGTCAATTACCAACTCCTGGTAGCGATCCTCATTTAACTAAATTAAGAGCCGATATCCTGCGTCTACGTCAAGAATATCAAGCTCAAAAAAGCAATAATCGCTCCGTAGAGTTAATTGCACCCAGATTACAACAACCCAGTCCTAACACAGCGATCTCAGCAAATCTAGTCAAATTTAAAAACGAGGTTCTCATCAAGGAGCAAGAACCTAGGTTAGCCTCTAATGTACCGGTAATTACGGCTAGTGTACAAAGCTCCAGCCTGAAGGAACCTAAAAACCCAACCCTTGAATCACAAGAACAGATCGCTGTACAGCAACAGAGTATTCCTGATTTACCCCCCCTACTTCCTGCAGAAGAATATCTGCCAGAAAGTCCCAAAGAAATGGAGCTATTTAATGGTTACATTTGGCCAGCTAACGGAGTTTTTACTTCTGGTTATGGCTGGCGCTGGGGGAGAATGCATAGTGGTATCGATATCGCCGGTCCCATCGGCTCACCCGTTAACGCCGCCGCATCGGGAGAGGTAATTTACGCAGGTTGGGACGTCTACGGCTATGGTAACTTGATTAAAGTACGACACTACGACGGTAGTATTACTGTCTATGCTCACAATAGTCGTATTCTGGTACGCACAGGCGAGAAAGTAGAACAAGGACAACACATCTCAGATATGGGTAGCACTGGTTTTAGTACCGGTCCCCATCTACATTTTGAGATTCGCCCCTACCAACAAGGTCCTGTTAATCCTCTGGCTTATTTACCCTAATCTGATCTCTCTAGTTCCCCCACTCACTTTTAAATTTTCCACTGAGTGGGGTGGTCTATTTAGGAATAATCCCACCAGGGAGCTTTTATTCATTTAAGGAATTATCTCACTATGCTTAAACACATTATCTTAACAAATGGACGCAGTGGCAGCAATAATTTAGTTAATCTTTTAAATTTGCACCCACAAATAACCAATTATGGAGAGGTTTTAGGTGGTTGGACGATTCCTCATAAAATTTACACCAGACTATTTAAAGAAGATAACTATGAAGCTTATTTAGATTACATTTATAAGAATAAAATTTTCTTTTATCTAGCTCAAAGTTATTCTGCTTATGCAAAGTTAAAGCAAAGAAATAAGCCTAATTTTAAATTCTATCATCAAATTAAAACCATTGGAGTTAAAGACTTTGCGTTTAACTTTACCAGAAGAACGATACCTGATTATTTAAAAGCAAGAGACATCCTGATCATTTTTCTTTATCGAGAAAATCTTTTGAAAAGAGTTCTTTCTAGGTTAAATTTAAGAAAAACTAGGGTTATCGCCATTACCGATGATCGCATTCAAGAGAAAAATAACATCGAAAAAATTCATGTACCTATCGATGAATTGATACCTGAACTAGATGTATTTAATGAAGAACAAAAAGAACAACTCATGATGATAGAAGGAATACCAGAAGAGAGAATATTGCGGATAACCTTTGAGCAGTATTTTGCTAGTTCTGACAATCAAAACGAGTACAACAATAGAATTTTCGATTTTTTAAACGTAGATAAATTGACCCTAAAAAGCTCTCATAAAAAGATTTTACCCAACAAGTTAGTTGATATCATAGAAAATTATGAGGAAGTGTTTGAAGTGTTAAAGAATACTAAATACAATAAGTTTTTAGAAGAATAGATGGTAAGTTTAGGACAATTGAAACCGCGCTTAATAATGATCTAGTCTACTTTTCCCCTTTAAAGGTGCGCTCCGCGCTATAACAATCCCCTATCTCAAGGGACGGGGACTGTCAATACAGCTCAAAGGTTCACGCAGCAGCAGAAAGGGAATCGTTAGCAACTACCCCTTGGTAATAGTTCAATAACTGGCGTGTAGCCGCA comes from Gloeocapsa sp. PCC 73106 and encodes:
- the aat gene encoding leucyl/phenylalanyl-tRNA--protein transferase, whose translation is MDVSSIIQGYAQGYFLMADDDNELKWYSSRNRALIPLDSRFYYPKSLRRVINQERFEVAIDKDFVAVCKGCANRESTWISQELMGIYWNLHQAGWAHSFETWQGDKLAGGILGIAIRGVFIGESMFYQIPDGSKVAMVKLVEHLRQRGYGLFDAQMQNPHLARFGAYSISDAQYRPLLEQALTLRCTFN
- a CDS encoding M23 family metallopeptidase; this encodes MKKNKSTQITEAQMQLRNSKAMFCLALSVGATTVLLPEQALASSSLLDSVGLREQINTDPATKINLQKPQSKNLRVSLHKLTKNTTETIDSRINKPILLSTSIGTQKKVKALTPTPSNHNHELIHLVKFGDTVNEIAAHYQISAAELVKVNKITNPELIEVNQRLVIPEVQRKTTDRLTSKTPKLISQLPTPGSDPHLTKLRADILRLRQEYQAQKSNNRSVELIAPRLQQPSPNTAISANLVKFKNEVLIKEQEPRLASNVPVITASVQSSSLKEPKNPTLESQEQIAVQQQSIPDLPPLLPAEEYLPESPKEMELFNGYIWPANGVFTSGYGWRWGRMHSGIDIAGPIGSPVNAAASGEVIYAGWDVYGYGNLIKVRHYDGSITVYAHNSRILVRTGEKVEQGQHISDMGSTGFSTGPHLHFEIRPYQQGPVNPLAYLP